The Gemmatimonadaceae bacterium DNA segment AGCCCCGACTGATGGTCTTGAGCCGGTCGTAGAAGTCCAGAATGATCTCGGCCAGCGGGAACTCCCACTCGAACTCCACGCGGGTCGTGTCGATGTAGCGCATGCCGAGGTACACGCCGCGTCGGTCGGTGCCCAGCGTCATGATCGGCCCGATGTAGTCGGTCGGCGATACGATGCGCGCCTTCACATACGGCTCCTCGATGCGCTCGATGTCTCCGGGCGCGGGGAGCTTGCTCGGGTTCTCGATGAGCGTCAGTTCCTCCGACCCCGGCATGTACACGTGGTACTCCACGTTCGGGACGGTGGTGACGAGGTCGAGGTTGAACTCGCGCTCGAGCCGTTCCTGCACGATCTCCATGTGCAGCAGCCCAAGGAATCCGCAGCGAAAGCCGAAGCCGAGGGCCGTCGAGGTCTCGGGTTCGTATTTGAGCGACGCATCGTTGAGCTGCAGCTTGGACAGCGCATCGCGCAGCTGTTCGTATTGCGAGGTGTCCGTGGGGTAGATGCCTGCAAACACCATTGAGTGCACGTCCTTGTAGCCCGGCAGCGGCTCGACCGCCTTGTTGGCGGCGTCGAAGATCGTGTCTCCGGCGCGCGTCTCCTGCACCGTGCGCACGTTCGCGAGGACGTACCCCACCTCGCCAGCGGTCAGCTCGTCGGCCTTCGTCTGCTTGAGCTGCAGGTACCCGACCTCGCTCACGTCGTACGTGGCGTCGTTGGCGCCAAAGGTGATCTTCATCCCGGCGCGCAGCGATCCGTCGACCACGCGCACGCTGGGGATCGCGCCGCGGTAGCGATCGTAGTACGAGTCGAAGATGAGCGCGCGCAGCGGGGCGTCCGGCTGCCCCCGCGGCGGCGGGACGTGCTTCACGATGGCTTCGAGCAGCGCCGGAATGCCGAGGCCTTCCTTGGCGGAGACGAGCAGGATGTCGTCCGGGTCGGTGCCGATCAGGTCGTGCACCTCCTGCTTTCGGCGATCA contains these protein-coding regions:
- the lepA gene encoding elongation factor 4, with translation MKLDLIRNFCIVAHIDHGKSTLADRLIEATGTIEKRDMKSQMLDTLDLERERGITIKLNAVRMSYAANDGNRYELNLIDTPGHVDFTYEVSRSLAACEGAILVVDASQGIQAQTLSNLFLALDAGLEIIPVLNKIDLPGAEPDRRKQEVHDLIGTDPDDILLVSAKEGLGIPALLEAIVKHVPPPRGQPDAPLRALIFDSYYDRYRGAIPSVRVVDGSLRAGMKITFGANDATYDVSEVGYLQLKQTKADELTAGEVGYVLANVRTVQETRAGDTIFDAANKAVEPLPGYKDVHSMVFAGIYPTDTSQYEQLRDALSKLQLNDASLKYEPETSTALGFGFRCGFLGLLHMEIVQERLEREFNLDLVTTVPNVEYHVYMPGSEELTLIENPSKLPAPGDIERIEEPYVKARIVSPTDYIGPIMTLGTDRRGVYLGMRYIDTTRVEFEWEFPLAEIILDFYDRLKTISRGYASLDYEMGDYRPSPLVKLDMLINGDAVDAFSVIIHRDKAYDWGRKVADKLKELIPRQLFEVAIQAAIGNKIIARTTVKPLRKDVLAKCYGGDISRKRKLLEKQKEGKKRMKSVGSVEIPQEAFLAVLQVE